The Malus domestica chromosome 13, GDT2T_hap1 genome includes a window with the following:
- the LOC103414194 gene encoding glutamine synthetase nodule isozyme-like, whose protein sequence is MSLLSDIINLNLSESTEKTIAEYIWIGGSGLDLRSKAKTLPGVVTDPSELPKWNYDGSSTGQAPGDDSEVILHPQAIFRDPFRRGKNILVICDTYTPAGEPIPTNNRFNAAKIFSHPDVVAEDPWYGIEQEYTLLQKDINWPLAWPIGGFPGPQGPYYCGAGADKAFGRDIVDSHYKACLYAGINISGINAEVMPGQWEFQVGPTAGIAAGDQLWAARYILERITEIAGVVLSLDPKPIQGDWNGSGAHTNYSTKSMRNDGGIDVIKKAIEKLSLRHKEHIASYGKGNERRLTGLHETADIHTFSWGVANRGASIRVGRETEQAGKGYFEDRRPASNMDPYVVTSMIAETTILLK, encoded by the exons ATGTCTCTCCTCTCTGATATCATCAACCTCAATCTCTCCGAATCCACCGAGAAGACCATCGCTGAATACATTTG GATTGGAGGATCTGGTTTGGACTTGAGAAGCAAAGCTAAG ACACTGCCCGGAGTAGTAACGGACCCATCAGAACTGCCGAAGTGGAACTACGACGGCTCAAGCACAGGCCAAGCCCCAGGGGATGACAGTGAAGTCATCCTGCA CCCCCAGGCCATTTTTAGGGATCCATTCCGAAGAGGGAAAAACATCCTG GTGATATGTGATACGTACACACCGGCCGGCGAGCCGATCCCCACCAACAACAGATTCAACGCTGCCAAGATATTCAGTCACCCTGACGTTGTCGCCGAGGATCCTTG GTACGGCATCGAGCAAGAGTACACTCTTCTACAGAAGGATATCAATTGGCCGCTTGCATGGCCAATTGGTGGATTCCCCGGTCCACAG ggtCCCTACTACTGTGGCGCCGGAGCAGACAAGGCCTTCGGTCGCGACATTGTGGACTCACATTACAAGGCTTGCCTCTATGCCGGAATAAATATCAGCGGCATAAATGCTGAAGTTATGCCCGGGCAG TGGGAGTTTCAAGTCGGTCCTACTGCTGGTATTGCTGCTGGTGATCAGTTATGGGCTGCTAGATACATCCTTGAG CGAATTACAGAAATAGCAGGAGTTGTCCTTTCTTTGGACCCAAAACCAATCCAG GGTGATTGGAATGGTTCGGGTGCTCACACTAACTACAG TACCAAGTCGATGAGAAACGATGGCGGAATTGACGTGATCAAGAAGGCAATCGAGAAACTGAGTCTGCGCCACAAGGAACACATTGCTTCCTACGGAAAAGGCAACGAGAGGAGATTGACAGGTCTGCATGAGACGGCTGACATCCATACTTTCTCTTGG GGCGTGGCAAACCGAGGGGCTTCCATTCGGGTTGGTCGCGAAACTGAGCAAGCTGGCAAAG GCTATTTCGAGGACAGAAGGCCAGCGTCGAACATGGATCCGTATGTCGTGACTTCAATGATCGCCGAAACCACTATTCTCTTAAAGTGA
- the LOC103423707 gene encoding probable metal-nicotianamine transporter YSL7, which produces MERSLSKGSDTQSDNSDAKQKGTAGNTQKKVNVEEAFKYTAVPPWTKQITVRSMVTSFILSIVFNFIVCKLNLTTGVIPSLNVAAGLLGFAVVKGYTAMIDKCGFLKQPFTRQENTVIQTCVVASSGIAFSSGTASYLLGMSAKIAAQGDEGNTPINIKKLDVGWMIGFLFAVSFVGLFSIMPLRKMMIMKYKLTYPSGTATAYLINSFHTPKGAKLAKKQVAVLFKTFCFTFVFAFFQWFFAAADGCGFSSFPTFGLKAYAHKFYFDFSSTYVGVGMICPIMVNVSLLVGAIISWGIMWPLIETKKGIWYNANLSASSLHGIQGYRVFIAIAMMLGDGLFHVIYMLFMTTKSLMAHRSEKKLETSSPSVNHDSVEAGGSSEVVSADYGEERRIEYFLKDQIPSWVAFSGYIVLAAISIGVVPLIFPQLKWYHVLVAYLIAPVLAFCNAYGCGLTDWSLASNYGKFAIIIFSSWVGLDRGGVIAGLASCGVTMSIVSTASDLMQDFKTGYLTLSSPRSMFFSQVFGTAMGCVMSPLIFWFFYKAYSIGNPDGPYPAPYGLMYRGIALLGVEGVGSLPKNCVTLAVSFFAAAVAMNIISELLQRYETKYRIHRFIPNPMCMAIPFYLGSYFAIDMCVGSLILYLWRSKNRQKANDYGPAVASGLICGESLWGVPAAILSLASVKPPICMKFLSASVNKKVDSLLRS; this is translated from the exons ATGGAGAGAAGCCTTAGCAAAGGCAGTGATACCCAGAGTGACAACTCGGATGCCAAACAGAAGGGCACTGCCGGAAATACCCAAAAGAAGGTGAATGTGGAGGAGGCGTTCAAGTACACGGCGGTGCCGCCCTGGACCAAGCAGATTACGGTGAGGTCGATGGTCACCAGCTTCATCCTCAGCATTGTCTTCAACTTCATCGTCTGCAAGTTGAACCTCACCACCGGCGTCATTCCCTCGCTCAACGTTGCCGCGGGACTGCTCGGTTTCGCGGTGGTGAAAGGCTACACCGCCATGATCGACAAGTGCGGTTTCTTGAAGCAGCCTTTCACTCGCCAGGAAAACACCGTCATCCAGACTTGCGTCGTCGCCTCTTCCGGGATCGCCTTTAGCA GTGGAACTGCAAGTTATTTACTGGGAATGAGTGCAAAGATTGCTGCGCAAGGAGATGAAGGCAACACCCCAATCAACATAAAGAAACTTGATGTTGGATGGATGATTGGGTTTCTCTTCGCTGTCAGCTTCGTCGGGTTGTTTTCGATCATGCCCCTCAGAAAG ATGATGATCATGAAGTACAAGTTAACGTACCCGAGTGGAACTGCAACTGCATACCTCATCAACAGCTTTCACACACCCAAAGGGGCTAAGCTGGCAAA GAAACAAGTTGCTGTGCTCTTCAAAACCTTCTGCTTCACCTTTGTGTTTGCCTTTTTCCAGTGGTTTTTCGCTGCTGCTGATGGCTGCGGATTTTCCAGCTTCCCAACATTTGGTCTCAAAGCCTATGCGCACAA GTTTTACTTTGATTTCTCATCGACATATGTTGGTGTAGGCATGATTTGCCCTATCATGGTCAATGTATCTTTGCTTGTTGGAGCCATTATTTCATGGGGAATCATGTGGCCCCTGATTGAGACAAAGAAAGGTATCTGGTACAACGCTAATCTATCCGCCAGCAGTCTCCATGGCATCCAAGGATACAGG GTTTTTATTGCTATAGCCATGATGCTTGGTGATGGTTTATTCCATGTAATCTACATGCTCTTCATGACCACGAAAAGTCTCATGGCACACAGATCAGAGAAGAAACTAGAGACATCATCACCATCCGTAAACCATGACAGTGTTGAAGCGGGAGGGTCCTCAGAAGTTGTGTCTGCAGACTATGGTGAAGAACGAAGAATCGAGTACTTCTTGAAAGACCAAATCCCTAGCTGGGTTGCTTTCTCTGGCTACATTGTGCTGGCAGCCATATCCATCGGTGTAGTACCCTTGATCTTCCCCCAGCTGAAATGGTACCATGTGCTGGTTGCTTATCTGATTGCCCCAGTCTTGGCCTTCTGCAATGCCTACGGCTGTGGCCTCACCGATTGGTCTCTTGCCTCCAACTATGGCAAATTCGCCATCATAATCTTCAGCTCTTGGGTTGGCCTTGACCGTGGTGGTGTCATTGCCGGCCTTGCTTCTTGCGGTGTGACGATGAGCATTGTCTCGACCGCTTCTGATCTCATGCAAGACTTCAAGACAGGATACCTCACGCTCTCTTCTCCTCGCTCTATGTTCTTCAGCCAAGTCTTTGGCACAGCAATGGGATGCGTCATGTCTCCATTAATATTCTGGTTTTTCTACAAAGCTTACTCAATTGGCAATCCAGACGGCCCTTATCCTGCACCCTACGGCCTAATGTACCGCGGCATTGCACTCCTTGGAGTTGAGGGTGTCGGTTCCCTCCCCAAAAACTGCGTGACGCTTGCAGTCTCGTTTTTTGCAGCTGCAGTCGCGATGAACATAATCAGTGAGCTATTGCAGCGTTACGAAACAAAGTACAGGATCCATAGGTTCATTCCGAACCCAATGTGCATGGCCATCCCATTCTACCTGGGTTCCTACTTTGCCATTGACATGTGCGTGGGAAGCTTGATCCTCTACTTGTGGCGGAGCAAGAACAGGCAAAAGGCCAATGACTATGGGCCAGCTGTGGCGTCGGGTCTCATCTGCGGTGAATCTTTGTGGGGCGTTCCGGCTGCTATACTGTCCCTTGCGTCTGTCAAACCTCCTATCTGCATGAAGTTCCTCTCTGCTTCTGTCAACAAGAAAGTTGATTCCCTATTACGTAGCTAG
- the LOC103423706 gene encoding eukaryotic initiation factor 4A-3 has protein sequence MAEAPARRVGGMGDEKLEFVTSDGIEPIMTFDQMGLRDDLLRGVYNYGFEKPSAIQQRAVRPIIEGRDVIAQAQSGTGKTSMIALTVCQLVDTSSREVQALILSPTRELAAQTEKVILAIGNFINIQAHSCIGGKSVGEDIRKLEYGVHVVSGTPGRVCDMIKRRTLRTRAIKLLVLDESDEMLSRGFKDQIYDVYRYLPPELQVCLISATLPHEILEMTNKFMTEPVRILVKRDELTLEGIKQFFVAVEREEWKFDTLCDLYDTLTITQAVIFCNTKRKVDWLTEKMRSNNFTVSAMHGDMPQKERDAIMAEFRGGNTRVLITTDVWARGLDVQQVSLVINYDLPNNRELYIHRIGRSGRFGRKGVAINFVKSDDIKILRDIEQYYSTQIDEMPMNVADLI, from the exons ATGGCAGAGGCACCGGCGAGACGCGTCGGAGGAATGGGGGATGAGAAGCTGGAGTTCGTGACTTCCGACGGGATAGAGCCCATCATGACCTTCGATCAGATGGGTTTAAGGGACGATCTCCTCCGAGGCGTCTACAACTACGGCTTCGAGAAGCCCTCCGCCATCCAGCAACGGGCCGTCAGGCCCATCATAGAGGGTCGCGACGTCATCGCCCAGGCCCAGTCCGGTACCGGCAAGACCTCCATGATTGCCCTGACCGTCTGTCAGCTTGTCGACACCTCCTCCCGAGA GGTTCAGGCTTTGATATTGTCTCCGACGAGGGAATTGGCGGCGCAGACGGAGAAGGTGATATTAGCAATTGGGAATTTCATAAATATACAAGCGCATTCTTGCATTGGAGGCAAAAGCGTGGGTGAGGATATCCGAAAGCTCGAGTATGGCGTTCATGTGGTGTCTGGAACTCCTGGCAGAGTCTGTGATATGATCAAAAGAAGAACTCTCCGAACTCGAGCCATCAAATTATTAGTTCTT GATGAATCTGATGAAATGTTGAGCAGAGGGTTCAAGGATCAGATTTATGATGTCTATAGATATCTTCCTCCTGAGCTccag GTTTGCTTGATTTCTGCTACACTTCCTCATGAAATTTTGGAGATGACCAACAAGTTTATGACTGAACCTGTAAGGATCCTTGTCAAACGTGATGAGTTGACATTGGAG GGAATTAAGCAATTTTTCGTGGCCGTCGAAAGAGAGGAATGGAAGTTTGATACTCTTTGTGATCTCTATGATACCCTTACAATTACACAAGCTGTTATTTTCTGCAACACAAAGCGAAAG GTGGACTGGCTCACCGAAAAGATGAGGAGTAATAACTTTACCGTCTCTGCAATGCATGGAGACATGCCTCAGAAGGAAAGAGATGCTATTATGGCCGAGTTTCGTGGTGGTAATACTCGTGTCCTGATCACAACCGATGTTTGGGCCCGGGGCCTTGATGTTCAGCAG GTTTCTTTGGTTATCAATTATGATCTTCCAAACAATCGAGAGCTATACATTCATCGAATTGGTCGTTCTGGCCGTTTCGGGCGCAag GGTGTGGCGATAAACTTTGTCAAAAGTGATGATATTAAGATTCTAAGAGACATTGAGCAGTATTACAGTACTCAGATTGACGAAATGCCGATGAATGTCGCGGACTTGATATGA